One Candidatus Binataceae bacterium genomic region harbors:
- a CDS encoding CocE/NonD family hydrolase: MGAKVIFERDLEIQLRDGCVLKADLFRPDTPEKLPVLLNRTPYDKKFPQISFNTLDPLRAAQRGYNVVFVDCRGRYASPGTFNCFTDEQADGYDTIEQVARQPWADGKVGMFGASYMGATQWLAATQAPPSLKAMVPAITASDYHDNWTYQGGAFSLFFNVSWLMTNLALARLMREREEKAEARKELAAVMGAIDTMREAVAATPLKDFPLFRTGAPYFFDWLEHPYDDAYWRKLCIEEYYPKINIPTLNFGGWYDIFAGGTVRNYAGMRAKGASAGRNARLVMGPWFHTLPLVSQVGQADMGFRAGYVSIDFDGQQLSFFDHWLKGKNNGEPDESPVRVYTIGANQWRDEKDWPIPDTEWRRYYLHSRGKANSAAGDGALSTATPDHEPPDCFLYNPLNPVPTNGGGLCCYHNAVPGGAFDQTAIETREDVLVYTTEPLAEATEITGPISLTLYASSSAPDTDFTAKLVAVGACGCTAMNLTDGILRARVRESKADPKLITPGKIYEFTIDMWSTSILFKAGDRIRLEVSSSNFPRFDRNPNTGHELFIDAETRPALQTIMHDRGFASYLTLPVIPPRR, translated from the coding sequence ATGGGCGCCAAAGTCATATTTGAACGCGACCTCGAAATTCAGCTGCGCGACGGCTGTGTGCTCAAGGCTGACCTCTTCCGCCCCGACACCCCCGAGAAGCTGCCGGTCCTGCTCAACCGCACGCCTTATGACAAAAAGTTCCCGCAGATCTCCTTCAACACCCTCGATCCGCTCCGCGCCGCCCAGCGCGGCTACAACGTCGTCTTCGTCGATTGCCGCGGACGCTACGCGTCGCCGGGGACCTTCAACTGCTTCACCGACGAGCAGGCCGACGGCTACGACACGATCGAGCAGGTCGCCCGCCAACCCTGGGCCGATGGCAAGGTCGGGATGTTCGGGGCCTCCTACATGGGCGCAACCCAATGGCTCGCCGCGACCCAGGCGCCGCCCAGCCTCAAGGCGATGGTGCCCGCAATCACCGCGAGCGACTATCATGATAACTGGACCTATCAGGGCGGCGCCTTCTCGCTCTTCTTCAATGTGAGCTGGCTGATGACCAATCTCGCGCTGGCTCGCCTGATGCGCGAGCGCGAAGAAAAAGCCGAAGCGCGCAAGGAGCTCGCCGCGGTGATGGGCGCGATCGATACGATGCGCGAAGCCGTCGCCGCCACGCCGCTCAAGGATTTTCCGCTCTTTCGCACCGGTGCGCCCTACTTCTTCGATTGGCTCGAGCATCCCTACGACGACGCCTACTGGCGCAAACTCTGCATCGAGGAGTACTACCCGAAGATCAACATCCCGACGCTGAATTTCGGCGGCTGGTACGACATTTTCGCCGGCGGCACCGTCCGCAACTATGCCGGGATGCGCGCCAAGGGCGCCAGCGCGGGACGCAACGCGCGCCTCGTGATGGGTCCGTGGTTCCATACTTTGCCGCTGGTCAGCCAAGTCGGCCAAGCTGATATGGGTTTTCGCGCGGGCTACGTCTCGATCGATTTCGACGGCCAGCAGCTCAGCTTTTTCGACCATTGGCTCAAGGGCAAAAACAACGGCGAGCCCGACGAGTCGCCGGTGCGCGTTTATACGATCGGCGCAAATCAGTGGCGCGACGAAAAAGACTGGCCGATTCCCGATACGGAATGGCGCCGCTACTACCTTCACAGCCGCGGCAAGGCCAACAGCGCCGCCGGCGACGGCGCACTCTCGACCGCCACGCCCGATCATGAACCGCCGGACTGCTTTCTCTACAATCCGTTAAATCCGGTGCCGACCAACGGCGGCGGCCTCTGCTGCTATCACAACGCCGTCCCCGGCGGCGCTTTCGATCAAACCGCGATCGAGACGCGCGAGGACGTTCTAGTCTACACCACCGAACCGCTCGCCGAGGCGACCGAGATCACCGGGCCGATCTCGCTCACGCTCTACGCCTCCTCGTCAGCGCCCGATACCGATTTCACCGCGAAGCTGGTCGCGGTCGGCGCCTGCGGCTGCACCGCGATGAACCTGACGGACGGCATCCTCCGCGCCCGCGTGCGCGAGTCCAAGGCCGATCCCAAGCTGATCACGCCGGGCAAGATCTACGAATTCACCATCGATATGTGGTCAACCTCGATCCTGTTCAAGGCCGGCGACCGCATCCGGCTGGAAGTCAGCTCTAGCAACTTCCCGCGCTTCGATCGCAACCCGAACACGGGACACGAACTTTTCATCGACGCCGAGACCCGCCCGGCTCTGCAAACCATCATGCATGACCGCGGCTTCGCCTCGTATCTGACCTTGCCGGTCATCCCACCCCGTCGCTAG
- a CDS encoding MAPEG family protein, with the protein MPLLKIYALTAIVLTFKMVANSLVQGRGRVSSKIFTIPEDAPLFGGKLETKEAPSVERAANCWRNDLENIPIFLILAWIYVAAGNLSVGAFELYCVVFVIARILHTIFYINAVQPARTIVFTIGLIAMIALTIHLLIEVAFA; encoded by the coding sequence ATGCCGCTGCTGAAAATCTATGCCCTGACCGCAATCGTCCTGACCTTCAAAATGGTTGCTAACTCCCTCGTGCAGGGGCGCGGACGGGTGAGCAGCAAAATCTTCACTATTCCTGAAGATGCGCCGCTGTTTGGCGGCAAACTCGAAACGAAAGAGGCGCCGTCAGTCGAGCGCGCGGCCAATTGCTGGCGCAACGACCTGGAAAACATTCCGATCTTCCTGATCCTTGCTTGGATTTATGTCGCCGCGGGCAATCTGTCGGTCGGCGCCTTTGAGCTTTATTGCGTGGTCTTCGTCATCGCGCGCATCCTGCATACGATCTTTTATATAAACGCGGTCCAGCCCGCTCGCACAATCGTATTCACGATTGGCCTGATCGCGATGATCGCCCTGACGATCCATCTGCTGATCGAAGTGGCGTTCGCATAA
- a CDS encoding carbonic anhydrase, whose protein sequence is MNYLLATFAIVLTIIGTLPAGAASEPDTLSAEQALQRLLEGNARYVHNKPLHPNSRPSAAPQHPMAVVLSCSDSRVPPEIIFDQGVGNLFVVRTAGNTYDQLALETIEYAIGHLGTKLILVIGHDQCGAVSAAVKNYPKADVGPMLKNIYPAVAATKDKPGDAVANAVNENAILIAARLAREPALAEAIAAGKLKILPARYRLATGKVEILPAR, encoded by the coding sequence ATGAACTACCTGCTTGCAACCTTCGCTATTGTCTTGACGATCATCGGCACTCTTCCGGCCGGCGCCGCCTCCGAGCCCGACACGCTTTCCGCCGAGCAGGCCTTGCAGCGCCTGCTCGAGGGCAACGCGCGCTACGTCCATAACAAACCGCTTCATCCGAATTCGCGGCCCTCGGCAGCACCGCAACATCCGATGGCCGTGGTTTTGTCCTGTTCCGATTCGCGCGTCCCGCCCGAGATCATCTTCGATCAAGGCGTCGGCAATCTCTTCGTCGTGCGGACGGCGGGTAACACCTACGACCAACTCGCGCTGGAAACTATCGAATATGCGATCGGCCACCTGGGCACGAAGCTGATTCTGGTGATCGGCCACGACCAGTGCGGCGCGGTCTCCGCGGCAGTCAAGAACTATCCGAAAGCCGATGTCGGCCCGATGCTCAAGAATATCTATCCCGCGGTAGCGGCGACCAAAGATAAGCCCGGCGACGCAGTCGCCAACGCGGTCAACGAAAACGCGATCCTGATCGCCGCGCGCCTCGCCAGGGAGCCTGCTCTTGCGGAAGCGATCGCTGCGGGGAAGCTCAAAATCCTGCCCGCGCGTTACCGCCTCGCGACCGGTAAGGTGGAGATTCTTCCTGCGCGTTAG
- a CDS encoding peroxiredoxin: MAIRLGGIAPDFTQESTEGAIHFYEWIGDHWAVLFSHPKDFTPVCTTELGIVAKLKSEFDKRNVKVIAVSVDDVKSHNGWVGDIEETQRTKMNFPILGDADKKVATLYEMIHPDLSDTTTVRSVFVIDPKKKIRLMITYPQSTGRNFAEILRVIDSLQLTDNYSVATPGDWKDGEEVVIVPSLTDPKVMKEKFPKGWREVKPYLRMTPQPNK; this comes from the coding sequence ATGGCAATTCGACTAGGTGGCATAGCTCCCGATTTCACGCAGGAATCTACCGAAGGCGCGATTCACTTTTACGAATGGATCGGCGACCACTGGGCGGTGCTGTTCTCACATCCGAAGGATTTCACGCCGGTCTGCACGACCGAGCTTGGGATCGTCGCGAAGCTGAAATCCGAATTCGACAAGCGCAACGTCAAGGTAATCGCGGTTAGCGTGGATGACGTCAAGTCGCACAACGGCTGGGTCGGCGATATCGAGGAGACCCAGCGCACAAAGATGAACTTCCCTATTTTGGGCGACGCCGACAAGAAAGTCGCGACCTTGTACGAGATGATTCATCCCGATCTTAGCGATACGACGACGGTGCGCTCGGTCTTCGTGATCGATCCCAAGAAGAAGATTCGGTTGATGATCACCTATCCGCAGAGCACCGGACGCAACTTCGCGGAGATCCTGCGCGTGATCGATTCGCTGCAGCTCACGGATAATTATTCGGTCGCGACGCCGGGTGACTGGAAGGACGGCGAGGAGGTTGTGATCGTGCCCTCGCTGACCGACCCGAAGGTGATGAAGGAAAAGTTTCCGAAGGGCTGGCGCGAGGTCAAACCCTATCTGCGGATGACGCCGCAGCCCAACAAGTAA
- a CDS encoding cobalamin-independent methionine synthase II family protein, with product MAKQKLFPVTVVGSWTRPEWLVAALRRRQAGEISAEEFNRIADDAVLTAIKYQEDAGVDIVADGEMRRDNFYSFVVEKLSGMRLMKLSQLLDYMKDRAGFEEILRGLDVPAFAIKSPIAVDKVRGGEDGIALDEARFLKAHTSRQTKVPIPGPYLLTRSSWFEGLSDKTYPSREDLAKDVVQILRREIEGLKRLGVDFIQLDEPSISQVVYGDEAEQTFMCAALGSRADPTSELEFAVRLVNETVAGFKDVRFGVHVCRGNWSRKENVLLTGNYGPLLPWLMRMNVDQLVLEMATPRAGEVEVFKEYRNEKEIGLGVANPRTDEIESPSAIVSRVKEVLKYFDPEKIFLNPDCGFGTFAERCVNTPEIAYRKLQTVAAAAEILRREYA from the coding sequence ATGGCTAAGCAAAAGCTCTTTCCAGTAACCGTAGTGGGATCGTGGACGCGGCCGGAGTGGTTGGTGGCGGCCTTGCGCCGGCGCCAGGCGGGCGAGATCAGCGCGGAGGAGTTCAACCGGATTGCCGATGACGCGGTGCTGACCGCGATCAAGTATCAGGAGGACGCGGGCGTTGATATTGTTGCTGACGGCGAAATGCGCCGCGACAACTTCTACTCCTTCGTGGTTGAGAAGCTTTCCGGGATGCGCCTGATGAAGCTCTCCCAACTGCTCGATTACATGAAAGACCGCGCGGGTTTCGAAGAGATCCTGCGCGGGCTCGACGTGCCCGCCTTTGCGATCAAGAGCCCGATCGCGGTGGACAAGGTGCGCGGCGGCGAGGACGGCATCGCGCTCGACGAGGCGCGCTTCCTCAAAGCCCATACCAGCCGCCAGACCAAGGTCCCTATCCCGGGACCCTACCTGCTGACGCGTTCGAGTTGGTTCGAGGGGCTCTCGGACAAGACCTATCCGTCGCGGGAAGACCTGGCCAAGGACGTGGTTCAGATTCTGCGGCGGGAGATCGAGGGGTTGAAGCGGCTCGGGGTGGATTTCATCCAGCTCGACGAGCCCTCGATCTCGCAGGTCGTGTATGGCGACGAAGCCGAGCAGACCTTCATGTGTGCGGCGCTGGGCTCGCGTGCGGATCCAACCAGTGAACTCGAATTCGCGGTGCGGCTGGTCAACGAGACCGTCGCTGGCTTCAAGGATGTGCGCTTCGGCGTGCATGTCTGCCGCGGCAACTGGAGCCGCAAGGAAAATGTGCTGCTGACCGGCAACTATGGTCCGCTGCTGCCGTGGCTGATGCGCATGAATGTCGATCAGCTGGTGCTCGAGATGGCGACGCCGCGCGCCGGCGAAGTGGAAGTCTTCAAGGAATATCGCAACGAGAAGGAGATTGGGCTCGGCGTGGCGAATCCGCGCACCGACGAGATCGAGAGCCCCAGCGCGATCGTCAGCCGGGTCAAAGAGGTGCTGAAGTACTTCGATCCCGAGAAGATTTTTCTTAATCCGGACTGCGGTTTCGGCACTTTCGCCGAGCGTTGCGTGAATACCCCGGAGATTGCCTATCGCAAACTGCAGACGGTGGCCGCGGCCGCGGAAATCCTGCGCCGCGAATACGCCTGA
- a CDS encoding haloacid dehalogenase type II, with amino-acid sequence MAVGIGIDVYGTLIDPLRMSDHLRPLTGDAAEAIAAMWRAKQLEYTFRRAAMGSYENFDICTRDALRFVLDSMKIALAEPEQVRLLEAYQSLPPYADALAGLLELRRRGHTVAAFSNGVEATLRKLLGGAGLLDQFDAVISVDELKTFKPDPRVYRYLAERLGRELDATWLISSNAFDVIGAKNAGLRAAWIQRDPATVFDPWPLRPDLVASSLERLAALMP; translated from the coding sequence ATGGCTGTCGGCATCGGGATTGACGTTTACGGAACGCTGATCGATCCGTTACGGATGAGCGATCATCTGCGCCCGCTGACCGGCGACGCCGCCGAAGCGATCGCCGCGATGTGGCGCGCGAAGCAGCTCGAATATACTTTCCGCCGCGCCGCGATGGGGAGCTACGAGAATTTCGACATCTGCACGCGGGACGCGCTCCGCTTCGTTCTGGACAGTATGAAAATCGCGCTTGCAGAGCCCGAGCAGGTGCGCCTGCTCGAGGCCTATCAGAGCCTGCCGCCATACGCCGACGCGTTGGCCGGGCTGCTCGAACTAAGGCGCCGAGGCCATACCGTAGCGGCCTTTTCCAACGGGGTCGAGGCGACGCTGCGCAAACTGCTCGGCGGCGCCGGTTTGCTCGACCAGTTCGACGCGGTCATCAGCGTCGATGAGCTCAAAACCTTCAAACCGGACCCGCGGGTTTATCGCTATCTCGCAGAACGGCTCGGCCGTGAGCTCGACGCGACCTGGTTGATTTCGAGCAACGCCTTCGACGTGATCGGCGCGAAGAACGCGGGCCTGCGCGCGGCCTGGATCCAGCGCGATCCGGCGACGGTCTTCGATCCTTGGCCGCTGCGCCCCGATCTCGTGGCGAGCAGTCTGGAGCGGCTAGCTGCGCTGATGCCTTAA
- a CDS encoding urate hydroxylase PuuD — MGMAAVLMLLRWAHFLFGITWIGLLYYFNFVQTPFFAETDPPVRSGAQQKLLPRALWWFRWGAMGTIIAGLGYFFIWQSGRAFQSWHVAIITGGTMGILMWANVWFVIWPKQKIVIANAIAVAGGAPANPAAAGAGRRASIASRTNVLFSIPMLFFMGAASHYPLAQVITQNAIWEWIIIVGGIIALVELNALVGTQGATKKPLDSISGVIWAGFILWIVLTAIIMMLFS, encoded by the coding sequence ATGGGAATGGCTGCTGTCTTGATGCTGTTGCGCTGGGCGCATTTTCTTTTCGGCATCACCTGGATCGGACTGCTCTACTACTTCAATTTCGTACAGACGCCATTTTTCGCCGAGACCGACCCGCCGGTCCGCAGCGGCGCGCAGCAGAAGCTGTTGCCGCGGGCCCTGTGGTGGTTTCGCTGGGGCGCGATGGGCACCATCATCGCCGGCCTGGGCTACTTTTTTATCTGGCAGTCCGGACGGGCGTTTCAATCGTGGCACGTGGCGATCATCACCGGCGGCACAATGGGCATCCTGATGTGGGCCAACGTCTGGTTCGTGATTTGGCCCAAGCAGAAGATCGTGATCGCCAATGCGATCGCGGTCGCGGGCGGCGCGCCGGCGAATCCCGCAGCGGCGGGGGCCGGACGTCGAGCGTCGATCGCCTCGCGCACCAACGTGCTGTTCTCAATCCCGATGCTCTTCTTCATGGGCGCCGCCAGCCACTATCCGCTTGCGCAGGTAATCACGCAGAACGCCATTTGGGAGTGGATTATAATCGTCGGCGGAATTATCGCGCTGGTTGAGCTCAATGCGTTGGTGGGCACTCAAGGCGCTACCAAGAAGCCGCTCGATTCGATTTCCGGGGTCATCTGGGCGGGCTTCATTCTGTGGATCGTTTTGACCGCGATCATCATGATGTTGTTCAGTTAA
- a CDS encoding LLM class flavin-dependent oxidoreductase: MKVGMTLQLTSFGGKPDLETYQDELSLMEMAEGLGFDSVWCLDHHFTGYTMSPDPTQLLSYVAGRTKRIQLGTAVIVLPWHDPVEVAEKIALLDVISKGRTIFGFGRGAATVEYDGFRINMEEARERFVEAAIIVRKGLTQESFSFDGKYYKIPEIQIRPRPISHPEDRFYASSVSPESAEIMAKLGFGVLIIAQRSWEDAAADYARYQTTALANNITPRPPISLLNVLVSEDAAEAADLGHVHMEAMWDSIDSHYHFSDGHLRGIKGYEFYAKLEKTYAKLAVDQDAKSKAVEFFKSLHAAGTPAQVLEKLRYVHNTVPLEHVIGTFAFGGLPYPKLEKSFKLFAEKVLPVLKNDPAFQYPEPRGAGAAMHVSK; this comes from the coding sequence ATGAAAGTAGGAATGACGCTCCAACTGACCAGCTTCGGCGGCAAGCCGGACCTCGAGACTTATCAAGACGAACTCTCACTGATGGAGATGGCGGAGGGGCTGGGCTTCGACTCGGTCTGGTGCCTGGACCATCACTTCACCGGATATACGATGTCGCCGGATCCGACGCAGTTGTTGTCGTATGTCGCCGGGCGCACCAAACGTATCCAGCTCGGCACCGCGGTAATCGTGTTGCCGTGGCACGACCCGGTGGAGGTCGCGGAAAAGATTGCGCTGCTCGACGTGATCTCGAAGGGACGCACGATCTTTGGCTTCGGCCGCGGCGCGGCGACGGTCGAGTACGACGGCTTCCGCATCAACATGGAGGAGGCGCGCGAGCGTTTCGTCGAGGCCGCGATCATCGTGCGCAAGGGGCTCACGCAGGAGAGCTTCTCGTTCGACGGCAAGTACTACAAGATTCCCGAGATTCAGATTCGGCCGCGCCCGATTTCCCATCCGGAGGATCGCTTTTACGCCTCCAGTGTCAGCCCCGAGTCAGCCGAGATCATGGCGAAACTGGGCTTTGGCGTTTTGATCATCGCGCAGCGCAGCTGGGAGGACGCGGCGGCTGATTATGCGCGCTATCAGACTACCGCGCTCGCCAACAATATCACGCCGCGGCCGCCGATCAGTTTGCTCAACGTGCTGGTCTCGGAAGACGCCGCGGAAGCCGCGGATCTCGGGCACGTGCACATGGAAGCGATGTGGGACTCGATTGATAGTCACTATCACTTCTCCGACGGCCATCTGCGCGGGATCAAGGGTTACGAGTTTTACGCCAAGCTCGAAAAGACTTATGCCAAGCTGGCGGTCGACCAGGACGCCAAATCCAAGGCGGTCGAATTCTTCAAGAGCCTGCATGCGGCTGGCACCCCGGCGCAAGTGCTGGAAAAGCTGCGCTACGTCCACAATACCGTCCCACTCGAACATGTGATCGGAACCTTCGCTTTCGGGGGGCTGCCCTACCCGAAGCTGGAGAAGAGCTTCAAGCTCTTCGCTGAGAAGGTGTTGCCGGTGCTTAAGAACGATCCGGCCTTCCAATATCCGGAGCCGCGCGGCGCCGGCGCTGCGATGCACGTGAGCAAGTAG
- a CDS encoding methyltransferase, which yields MAQTKGGLNARNSQPSPQQVIFEIALNYLVSRCLHVAAELGIADLLKDGPKSIEDLARVTGAHQPSLYRLLRTLAGHGVFAQESPGRFKLTPAAALLQTGTPDSLLNAVRMVGDMAGDGSWWNAVGNLRADVLTGKPGFDREHGMGFFEYLAEHSDASTWFDRGLANFAAPENATVVAAYDFANFQRVVDVGGGQGGLLAEILKAHPSLTGTLYDLPQVVRDPAFLKAFGLTDRCEIVGGNFFESLPRGGDAYLLKRILHDWGDQQCLDILRRCREAMSEKARILVLDAVLPAGDEPHPGKVLDILLMLLSEGRERTEQEFRELFERAGLELTKVIPTQSVLSIVEGRRRA from the coding sequence GTGGCACAGACTAAAGGCGGTTTGAACGCAAGGAATTCTCAACCCTCGCCTCAACAAGTCATCTTTGAGATCGCTCTAAACTACCTGGTTTCCCGGTGTCTCCATGTGGCTGCCGAACTGGGTATCGCCGACCTCCTCAAGGACGGACCCAAAAGCATCGAGGACCTTGCTCGTGTCACTGGAGCGCATCAACCGTCGCTTTACCGATTACTCCGGACCTTGGCCGGGCACGGAGTCTTTGCACAAGAGTCGCCGGGCCGTTTCAAATTGACGCCGGCGGCGGCGCTGCTCCAGACTGGAACGCCCGATTCGCTGCTCAATGCGGTGCGGATGGTCGGTGACATGGCCGGGGACGGGTCGTGGTGGAACGCGGTAGGAAATCTCCGCGCTGACGTTCTAACCGGTAAGCCAGGCTTCGACCGCGAGCATGGCATGGGCTTCTTCGAGTACCTTGCCGAACATTCCGACGCGAGTACATGGTTCGATCGAGGCTTGGCAAATTTTGCCGCGCCGGAAAACGCGACGGTTGTCGCTGCCTACGATTTCGCGAACTTTCAGCGTGTTGTCGATGTGGGTGGCGGCCAAGGCGGCCTCCTGGCGGAAATATTGAAGGCTCATCCGTCTCTGACCGGAACGCTCTATGACCTGCCCCAGGTCGTGCGAGACCCCGCCTTTTTAAAGGCGTTCGGTCTGACGGACCGCTGTGAAATCGTGGGCGGGAATTTTTTCGAGTCACTGCCAAGAGGCGGAGACGCCTACCTCCTTAAACGGATCCTCCATGACTGGGGCGATCAACAATGCCTGGATATATTACGCCGCTGCCGCGAGGCGATGAGCGAGAAAGCCCGCATTCTCGTTCTCGATGCGGTGCTCCCGGCTGGCGACGAACCGCATCCCGGTAAAGTCTTGGACATCCTGTTGATGCTGTTGTCAGAGGGGCGGGAACGCACGGAACAGGAGTTCCGCGAACTCTTTGAGCGAGCAGGCCTCGAGCTGACGAAGGTTATTCCAACGCAGTCGGTCCTGTCGATTGTGGAAGGACGCCGCCGAGCATGA
- a CDS encoding OsmC family protein, protein MTEEKELNGLRVNKITSILDSMRDDPEVLKAVTGPWKSRVVWQGGFKAKAYMRKHVVQMDEPDGLDASDSAASAHEQVLAAMGSCLTVGYVLNATKRGIKIHDLEIALEGNFENILKWAGHAPAGNPGYPTITAKCFVRADADEKTLRELWQAAIDGSPVTQTIARPTKIIPEFEKV, encoded by the coding sequence ATGACCGAAGAAAAAGAACTCAATGGACTGCGGGTCAATAAAATCACCTCGATTCTCGACTCGATGCGCGATGATCCCGAGGTCCTGAAAGCCGTCACCGGCCCCTGGAAATCGCGCGTGGTCTGGCAGGGCGGCTTCAAGGCCAAGGCCTATATGCGCAAGCACGTGGTGCAGATGGACGAACCGGACGGCCTCGACGCCAGCGACTCTGCCGCGAGCGCGCATGAGCAGGTGCTCGCGGCGATGGGGAGTTGCCTGACGGTAGGCTACGTCCTCAACGCCACCAAGCGCGGAATCAAGATTCACGACCTCGAGATTGCGCTCGAAGGCAATTTCGAGAATATCCTGAAGTGGGCCGGGCATGCGCCGGCCGGCAATCCCGGTTATCCGACGATCACCGCGAAATGCTTCGTGCGGGCTGACGCTGACGAAAAGACTCTGCGCGAACTCTGGCAGGCCGCGATCGACGGTTCGCCGGTGACGCAGACGATCGCGCGCCCGACCAAGATTATCCCCGAGTTCGAGAAAGTCTGA
- a CDS encoding alpha/beta hydrolase, with translation MPLDPQAAAFLKQAADAGAPPIGSLPVAETRAMLSSLFLPPGPREAIKKVENRVIEQGGVKIPLRIYTPEGKGPLPILIYYHGGGFVIGDCEAYDIPCRALANGAGCIVVSVDYRLAPEHKFPTPVEDCYAAAVWVSAHAAELGGDPKRIAVGGDSAGGNLSAVVAQMARDRKGPAIAFQLLIYPVTDYEPNTPSSRANAEGYLLTKAAMDWFWGHYLSSPGDGAKPYASPLRATDFSKLPPALVITAEFDPLRDEGIAYAQKMQQAGVKVKHSDYLGMIHGFFSLGHILSRTKDVMNESCAELRAAFAR, from the coding sequence ATGCCGCTCGACCCACAAGCTGCTGCGTTTCTCAAACAGGCCGCCGACGCCGGCGCGCCGCCCATCGGATCATTGCCGGTTGCAGAGACCCGCGCGATGCTGTCAAGCCTCTTCCTGCCACCCGGCCCGCGCGAAGCGATCAAAAAGGTCGAGAATCGCGTGATCGAGCAGGGCGGCGTCAAAATCCCGCTCCGCATCTACACGCCGGAAGGTAAAGGCCCGCTGCCGATTTTGATCTACTATCACGGCGGCGGCTTTGTGATCGGCGACTGCGAAGCCTACGACATCCCGTGCCGCGCGCTCGCGAATGGGGCCGGATGCATCGTCGTGTCGGTGGATTACCGGCTGGCGCCCGAGCATAAATTCCCGACGCCGGTGGAAGATTGCTATGCCGCCGCGGTCTGGGTCAGCGCGCATGCGGCGGAGCTCGGGGGCGACCCCAAGCGGATCGCGGTCGGCGGCGATAGCGCGGGCGGCAATCTGTCGGCCGTGGTCGCGCAGATGGCGCGGGATCGCAAAGGACCGGCGATTGCGTTTCAGCTGCTGATCTATCCGGTCACCGACTACGAACCCAATACTCCCTCATCCCGGGCCAACGCTGAAGGCTATTTGCTGACCAAGGCCGCGATGGATTGGTTCTGGGGCCACTATCTCAGCAGCCCTGGCGACGGCGCCAAACCGTATGCTTCGCCGTTGCGCGCGACCGACTTCAGCAAGCTGCCGCCGGCCCTCGTGATCACCGCGGAGTTCGATCCGCTGCGCGACGAGGGGATCGCCTACGCCCAGAAGATGCAGCAGGCTGGCGTCAAAGTGAAGCATTCCGACTACCTCGGGATGATTCACGGATTTTTCAGCCTCGGCCATATTCTCAGTCGCACTAAGGATGTGATGAATGAATCGTGCGCCGAGCTGCGTGCGGCTTTTGCGCGTTGA